GGGCAGCGCACTATGACGGCTTCGCCAGCTGTGCAGCCGGCTGGTTGGATGACCAGACCGTCCGGTGAGGAGACGCTCGATGACTTCCTTCAGTCTCATCTCCCTCGTCGCTTACTAATTGTTTAATTCATTGATTAGTCCAGGCCCGGTCCAAAAACTTAAGATGTATATTGGAACCCATGAACTAAAACAAAAGTTGTGTTTAAAGCAATAgttgaacacatttattttcttgcgTTAGATAGGAAGATTGATACCGCTCTGTGCATATAAAGCTAccaccagcagctggttagcgAAGCAAGATTGACTGGAAACCGGGAGAAACTATAAGCTCTGAAGGGTCTGGTAAAGAGATGTGTGTCGTTAGACAGAGCCAGGCGgtccccctgtttccagtctttatgctgagCTAAGTATGGCTGCTCGTGGTTAACAACGTCTCACTCCCAACAAGCCAAATAACGCAGCTTGGTCACTGCAGCTCGGCCTTTGACAACTTTTCCCATTGAGGGGAGGTGGATGGGTCCAACAGACACAGGACTTTAGGATGCCTGTTTGTATGTGTGCCGTgcgaaaataaatgtaaactgTGATATGTTGTCACGTGAGTCAAGTAAACGTCAACCACATTGTTTTTATAAGCCCATAAGTGGTTATGTTGCTTAAATTTAAATACCTGGAAAGAtaaaagtttattttgataagacGGTATGCATGTACGAGCGAGTATTATCCTGCCGTTACTGAGGATGGTCAAACTGCCGTGAGAGTGGAACAAAGACTTCATAGTTTAAAGCTGACTGACCAAGCTGCGTTGTGTGATGCATTGGTGTGAAAGTGTGTTGTGGTGGTAGAATACTATCAATATTCTCATGGAAATATTAACAAAGAtatcaaaatgtcaaactaatattcaaaaaaatatataaacttaCTTTGGTGATTAATCGATAATCAAAATgtgtctatttatatattttgaagAGTGCTAATTTTAATAAATAACCTaatatttgctttattttgtGTCCATTTATATTCTTGAACCATCTTTTGTCCAAATGAAAATTCCGTTCTTCTGTTTTGATTGCTGTTGTTTATTTGCTcctaattgtattttaatttattttgatctCTTGCCCTTTCAAAGAGATTATACTTATTCGAATGTGTTCTTCACTGACATTTATACACGAGAACAAATACTTTGGTATGTGAGCTGAAATCATGTTTCTTCAGCAGAATGTCCACACGACATTGTCACTTGTTTCCTGGGATTAGTAAAATTAGAGGTTCATTTCCATGTGTGACACCAACGTGCTTTTCTTCACAGCTATTCGGTCCAGTTGCCAGAGCTCGGCTGCTTTGGACACAAGGAGTACTCAGCTGGAGTGAGGAACTATGGGAAGAGGGACCCCAAAGAGTTGTTTGATGTGTACTGCTTTGCAAAAGAACTggatggtacacacacacacacacacacacacacacgcgcaccagGACCATACTGGCGGTTCAATAAAACTGTAACTTCAAAATGCAGACGTTTCATATTGACAGATATGATCACAAACATCTTATTCAGTCCAAAAGGTTTTGTACATGACTGTAGGTTTAATGTTGGGAACACTAAACATATTGTTGATGTTTTTAGTCATGAACATGCAGCTTTATGGCATGTAGCAGTAAAACAGACTTTAGGTTATGACAATTCATGTTGATCAAAATAGCACCATGCACCATATTCTGGAAAAGGTTAACatatttcattctttttaaaatataccttcaataaagttaAAAGACAAAACAACTTTGTTTTGCATATACATTCGTTCTGTTTTGAGATCAGTAGGCTATGTCTTTACTATAGCAACCAGTGAGCAGTAAGtgccacacacagagaacaacaTAACAAAGACATGTGATTTCACCGTCCTCTCCTTTAGtaccattattataattatgatgtcatggagtcCCGCTAGAAATCCTTGCCTCGTGTCTCCGTCCTCCAGGTGAAGTCTTCCACTCCGCGGTCGCCGGCAGGTTGTCTCTGGCGTCGGCCTCAGACCGCTGCGTGTCCCTCGGGGGGCAGCTGGCCACCGTGGGGCAGCTTCACCTGGCCTGGAAGGCCGGCCTGGACAGCTGCGCGCCGGGCTGGTTGTCCGATGGCAGCGTGCGCTACCCGGTGACCCGGCCTCGCCCGGACTGCGGAGGGAGCCGGCCCGGAGTCCGCACCGTCGCCCCCAACACCACTGCGGACAACACCAGCGCGCTATATGACACGTACTGCTACAGAGGtacctttttaatatatatttaaaaatcactGGCTCCAATCGTAAAGGACCACTATTTTTATTTATGGAAAAGGTGTTAACTCATTGTTGATGGATGAATACAGTGAAACATCTCAATGGTTATAATCATATGACATAATGCTTCATATCAACATTACATTTTCAATATGGAAACGTATTATGGCTGTCTCTATATCAGGTTTTTGCTATTATCATGGCCAAAACAATAGTATTGCTATACCTATAgaacatttaaaagaaacaaacaattcTATCAGGAAAAAAATCATATTCATCATTAACTTTGGTTAATCTGCATTTTCTATCTATTTTGGCCAATTAATTACACTCAAAACTATAGGGAGCCGAAGAGAGACATAACtatgtataatatgtattactTGAAAGGTACTATATTGACATTATATCATAATATGTGTATTATTAACATAATATCAATATTCTATGTTTTACATATTGTGGTTATCATCGATACTGACAACCTCATACATCATAATATAGCCGCCATCTCACCAGAGGGGCTGATGTTGAGTGCTATTTGTGACAAAGACGATGTCATGGGCACTGTTGAATCGTTTCTTATCCATATTGTCTATCGCATGGTCACGTATTTGTGTAGCTGCTGaattgagagagaaaaggagatcaGGATGTGTTGAAGTTAAGTTCATCTTGTGTTCGCTGTGTTGACTGACATTGGCTAATTTCTGAGACCAGCTGCATGAGACCCTTCAGCCATAGTGTGAACAGAAAATGTCCTCAACTTGTTTCCCAGGTAAAGTGAAGAATTCAGACTCCATCTCTCAGATCTACTCCTCCCTGTGGAAGCCCTGGAGCTACCTCGCGGGCATAAGTGATGCTGACTCCACAGGGACGGGCAGTCCGGACGTGACCACACAGCAAACCACCACCACCGGAGGTTTGACATTGGTCTACGATTAGCAGATCTATAGCCGCATGAACCAGCTGATTAACCAGAGGATCAACCATTCAATCATTAAACACAGATACAGTAAGACTGTACTTACACGAGCTATGCTTCACACATCCTGCAGGGTCCACAGATGCCGATGTTTCACCATCAAACTGGACAGGACTGGTTGACCTAGAACAGGAGGCCGTTCACAGCATTGATCCATGTAAGGCTCATTTCTAATATTGAATTGATTATTTGTATTGATCACAACATAATGTAGATGTGTGTTTATAATCCAACTGATTGTGTCCCCAGCCTCAGACCCCTGGTCCTCAGAGTCTTCAGGCTCATTTGTGACCCTCCAGCTAATCCCAGGACACCTCTTAGACTGGGGAGAGCCGTTGGAGCCGGGCCCCGACTCTGAGGAGTTCCTCCGACCGCCGGTCACCCCCACTCCCGCTGACAAGAAGGTTGGTCCTGGTTCAAGCTTTCATTTGAAATGTAACCAACAGGTGCAGCATCACTGGGCCAACTAACTTCCTTTgcatacacttttttttaaatgtttaggtTATCTCAAAGATTGTCAAGTCCATTTGGAAGCCCTGGAACTACTTGGCTGggactggagaggaggaaggaaccCAAGGACCAAGTAGACAGGCAGGGGAGGACGAGGTGGCCATGAAACAGACAgaagatgggtcaaatgcatCCAGGGCAGCAACACCACGTGAGTGGATTTCTACAGTTTCtaatgtgtgaatatatattgcCTATCAACTGCCCAAGAGAGCATCTTTGAAAAGGAGAAGACAGTTGAAAGTCATTtacaaagaggaagaagagacttTTGAAGGAGAAAGCAAACCATTTTAagttgtattactttattactacaTTAAAGATACAAACAGGTAATATAAAGGCTGATAAGGTATAATAAGGTTGGATGTCATTAATGAATGCCGTTAGAACATCGCCTTACGAAGCAATACACAAACAGTGAAGGGCCGACGGTTTGATCAACAGCATCTTATGATAACAAAAGGACTCGTTACATTGACAGaggcctcctcactcctcaagATGCCTTTTAGGAATTGTGACGTCCTTCAAGATGGAGCACTGAGATTGGGTCAGAAGCCGCAGGAGCAAGGCACCACAttgataaactagaatgggcactcggtagagcgcataccttcgcatatcacaagattgggcattgaattatgaacattttggcattagttgcatgccaattggacaaaaatgtatcgtgctatggttaaaaaaaaagaccagtGTTGTCCATCTCCCGGTCAAGGCATCTGTAGAAGGTGATCACTTTAACATTGCGTCTCACTGTAACTGTCATGAACAGGTAGGAAGACAAATACTGTAGTCATCTAAAAACTTTATTGAGAATAAAACCACAAAATAAAGATTAAGAAATGCGATGATGATTTCATCAATCAAGCCGATCTCTAATATAATGTCAAAGCACAGGCAAAAGCTGAATAAGATGTCTCTTTAGCGTCCTTCTTTGATAGCGCCATGGCATACAGTTAGGAGTGGGATACTGTCCTATGCATGCAGATAAATCATGTCTCTATTGAGCTGGATGCTCACTATTACCACTGAGGCATCTCATACTGCAATTACAACAGAAACTGGACGGTGGTTACTTTgatatgatagatagatagagatagatagatatatacttcattaatctccaaggggaaatttgtcatagcagtagcagcaccaataatcCCATGAATACGCCGTTATATTGGTCTGAatgttgtgtgttttaaacAAGCACCTTCTGCTGATAGGCAGTGagtatttaaatgtttgtcATTGTTTATCCATCCTAGTGTTCTGTGGTAAAAAATATCTCTGTGACAATAATGTCAGCATACCATATAGGGAAATATTCAGACCCTTATTTTAATATCCACAGAGGTTTGCTTGGTCCTGATCATATATTGAAGTGTTGGTAAATACAGCTGACGGACAGCTCAGATGTCTTAgaagtgtttgttttgtctccCTTGGCAAAGCAGAGCGAATCCACAAGATGATTTGTGCTTTGTTAGTCACGCTTGGCTTTGCCTTTCGCAatattctctctgtgtgtgcaatATCTGGACTCCTGACTTCACtcgttctttcctttttttattggtTGTGTACCCTCTGCAGGTTTGTTTTCTTTGGGAAGTTCATGGTTCAGCAGCTCCTCAGGGGAAAGCTCCTCACCAGTCAGTGAAGACGCTCCCACTCGTCTGGCATCTACTTTCGCCGCCTCCAGTAGCTCCATGACTACTGAGAGCACCAAGAGCCGGGAGACTTCAGATACACACATGTCCACCGTCTCCAGCTTTGCACCCGGAACCACCTCATCCAAAATGGAAACCTGGATCCGTGTTGAATCATCAACCACGACCCAGCCGGGTGACAAGAGGGAGGAGACGGTAACCACCAGAGGCAGCGGTAGAGGAGGCAGAGGCAGGGGGAAGAAGAACAGAGGGGAGGACAGGAGCAGGGgagaagagaaggggagaggagaggataaagggaaaggagaagaagaggggagtGGAGAAATCACTGGCGCGGAAGCAAAAGGGGAGATACAAGTTGCACGAAGACCAGTTGGAACAAGCAAACCAAGAGAAAGGTCCAGAGAACGATCTAGAGACAGAGGTCACAGGAAGGGGCAGTCCACCACGACCACGACGACCACGTCTACCACGACTACCGCGAGTCCGCTGGAGCTCACTGAGATGACCACAACTAGGTCGGAAAGCGCTGACTCATCGACATCTGAGTGCCTGTCCTCTTCACCAGCAAACATCCAAACCCCATCAAGCTCACCAGATCCATCGCCCTCCTCACCTCTATCATCTGTGTCCTCTGTTGCTGCGTCACcatctcccacctcctcccaacCACCACCATCTCAATTCCTGTTTGAATCCCCATCCCTGTCTagtccatcttcctcttccacaTCCCCGTCTagtccatcttcctcttccccatctCCATCTagtccatcttcctcttccccatccCCGTCTagtccatcttcctcttccccatccCCGTCTagtccatcttcctcttccccatccCCATCTagtccatcttcctcttccccatctagtccatcttcctcttccccatccCCGTCTagtccatcttcctcttccccatccCCGTCTagtccatcttcctcttccccaaccccatctagtccatcttcctcttccccatccCCGTCTagtccatcttcctcttccccatctCCATCTagtccatcttcctcttccccatccCCGTCTagtccatcttcctcttccccatctCCATCTagtccatcttcctcttccccatccCCATCTagtccatcttcctcttccccatccCCGTCTagtccatcttcctcttccccatctCCATCTagtccatcttcctcttccccatccCCGTCTagtccatcttcctcttccccatccCCATCTagtccatcttcctcttccccatccCCGTCTagtccatcttcctcttccccatccCCATCTagtccatcttcctcttccccatccCCGTCGagtccatcttcctcttccccatccCCGTCTagtccatcttcctcttccccatccCCATCTAGaccatcttcctcttccccatccCCGTCTagtccatcttcctcttccccgtctagtccatcttcctcttccccctctccatcCACTTCCTCACCGTCATCTAATTCCCAAACCACATCCTTCTCAACCTCACCAtcaccccccctccttccctatTCCCCATTTCAAACTGCCGGATCAGGAGACCCGTCTCCATCTCCTCACTCAGACATCCAGGAGAGCTCCACTAAGACCCTGACATCATCCCACTGGATCCCAGTGGAGAAAGCAGCTCTGAACAGCTCTCTGGATCATCCTCCATTACCCCCAGACGTGGAAGAGCCTGCTTGGTCTCACACTGTGGGGTCAGGGGCTCTGTTACCTGGcaacatggaagaggagagcagcagagggggggtcaacatcagcaccATAACTCTCAGCCCAGCCGGTGAGCATTGAATGCCTGTTTGTAGATGTTTTGTCATCCATGTATCCGCATACCCATTGAAATGAATTGATATTTTTCGACAAAAAATACTATTTTGATTTGAAACTCAAGTTCATTCAGAACATTTAACTTAGTCAATAGCTAACGGTAGCTCAGGCTACAGTGTACCTCAGGCAGACGGTCTGCTGCGGGTCAGCAGGAGGTAGTTGGTCCCCTGCCTACGCAAATAtattcaaacatttattttctcaaatTTGCTTTGCTGCCAATATGAATAGTTTTGATGCAAAATATTCACAGCCGCGGATTTTGCATTTTCGTGTTTATTCATCACAGCCCCCGTGTGTAGAGATGAATTGATTGTGTGACTGTTTGTGTTTCTTGCTCGCTCACACTTGCGTGCGTCAATGTGCCGACATGTCTCAGGAATTACTCTATAAATTCAGGGTTATCATAGATGATAAGAAATGAAGGCAGATGAAAATAAGACCAACATTGTAAATATCTAAGTATCCTTTTCATTTCCTCCCCTGACTTTGTCACTGGCAAATATATTCCAAGAACTATGTTTATTCCCTTAGCTACACACCTGTTATTCCCACTAGAGGCAGAGACCACATCCCCGCCGCCACACAATCTGTTGATTAAGTCTGCAGCTCTGTATTTCTAAGTGAAGCTCCTGGCCGGCCATCTGGTTGACTTGTTGCTTGATGATGAGCGCTCACACAGGGAACACCCTATCACCTGGCGACCGTCATCCGATCATACATTTTTTTCATGGTGATTTATTTTCCTACCTTTGAAAGCGGCTCACGTCTGTGGCAGACGTGTGAGGAGTCTGAGGGTGGAGCACAGGTGTATTCTGTATCGACGAGAAGCTGAGGGCAACCATCTGGGCTGCTGGAGTACAGTATGAGGGTTGATTGATTGACCCTGGAGTCATGCAGGCAGAAGGCCATAAACACACTAAGACACGTTGATATCAGAAGAAGTGGGATGAGGCGCTCCAACCAGAATAGTGGCttccatctatctctctctctcttcttctctctctcacacacacacacacactcacacacattcattcatcTCCAGTTCAGTCCCTTGTGGTTGTATCTCATGGTGGTGGTccgtattctctctcctgactggATCACGGAGCACTTTATCAGTCAGTTAAATCAATGAGGAGGGAACACCCCCGGCTCCGGCTGGATTCAAGGACTTTCAGTAGCAAAATAAATTGATCAAAACCCAAACAATCACATTCAGACACGAGGATTCAGCACACGATGCAGTCACCGTTCCAACCTTATCTGATtcttttttaacagatttgtatcacactagctttttttttacacttgaaTTGCAGATGGTTTCTTGTTTCTGGCTTCCTTCTTGTGCTTCTCTGGACTCACAGAAATGCCAAAATTATTTTACTCATATAAATCAGATTTCCACTTTATTACTCGAAGCAAAGGCTTTGTGTGAGGTGTGCATTACTACTTTGAGGTATCCCAACGTGGCCTCTACCACGCATTGTCCCCCTCCTGTGCTATTTCTGTAAACGTATTCGTTGGATGTTGCTGTTGCCAGCTTATTGTCGTTGTTTGTCCGCGGTATCGGCCGCTGTGCAAACGAGGGACAGTCCACTCCGTCAACTCCTTCTACCGACTTCTATTGATTTTTCTGCACCACTCGCTTTAATGAACGGCCAATCGCACAGAGTTTATCTTTCACACAAAcacgggtacacacacacacacacacacatgctgtcgtAAATCTGCTTCTCATAACAGTTGGTGTGTGTCAAGGCGTATGACCTTGACTGACGCACAGCGAGCATTTACACTTTGGTCTGGACTGATGTACATGAAATGAAAAGCACGGCTGGTTTTAGCACCTCACTTCAGCAGAATACAAACCCCGAGCAGGGGATTGACGAGCAAAACTCAACATAAATCTATGGACGTTATTGACAAATCGAGCtcttttgattaaaaaaacccTCAATctttatgattttttaaaatgtgttatccTTGAATATTCATTCTGCCCAACACAGCCACCGGTATCATGGTCATTCAGAGCATGGGAGCTTTAGATTTCTGCCTCTGGGTAGTTATTGGACAGGATCAGACTCAAGGCTAATCACTGCCAGATTTCCGCTCACCGTACTGTGTAAACACAAAcctactcacatacacactgtcaACCTCACACTCCGCCCCCTTCTAAGCAGTCCTCAGTGTCAGAGAGAGCTGGCAGAACAAAGACTCCCACAGCCAAGCTTATGCGGCCGGGATGAACGAGTGGTGGTTTTCAAAGACCTTAAGTTGCTATAATGAGCGGCTCAGGGGAGAAACACGTGGTAGTGTGTCAATTGATATGGAAATGTGTAATTGTGGAAGGagaccacacatgcacacatttagTTTGTGAATAGCAGGACTGGTCAGCGGGAGGTCTGCTCGTTTCTGTTGAGGATGGCTAATGTCTGAAGTTCTCAC
This portion of the Pseudoliparis swirei isolate HS2019 ecotype Mariana Trench chromosome 8, NWPU_hadal_v1, whole genome shotgun sequence genome encodes:
- the LOC130198079 gene encoding neurocan core protein-like — encoded protein: MGLSLCAAGRQVLLSLMLLLSLGSGAASSVVNMRRIIHPPVQQALAGNAVLPCVFTLQTSSFSQPPHLLWTRIRVPAEGEGAPLEQIVLSVKGDVIKVNKAFSGRAMLPGYPANPLNATMEISSLRTNDSGTYHCQVVMGNEYERDTVPLMVSGVVFHYQAPSTRYALSFADAQRACQENSAEMATPAQLWAAHYDGFASCAAGWLDDQTVRYSVQLPELGCFGHKEYSAGVRNYGKRDPKELFDVYCFAKELDGEVFHSAVAGRLSLASASDRCVSLGGQLATVGQLHLAWKAGLDSCAPGWLSDGSVRYPVTRPRPDCGGSRPGVRTVAPNTTADNTSALYDTYCYRGKVKNSDSISQIYSSLWKPWSYLAGISDADSTGTGSPDVTTQQTTTTGGSTDADVSPSNWTGLVDLEQEAVHSIDPSSDPWSSESSGSFVTLQLIPGHLLDWGEPLEPGPDSEEFLRPPVTPTPADKKVISKIVKSIWKPWNYLAGTGEEEGTQGPSRQAGEDEVAMKQTEDGSNASRAATPRLFSLGSSWFSSSSGESSSPVSEDAPTRLASTFAASSSSMTTESTKSRETSDTHMSTVSSFAPGTTSSKMETWIRVESSTTTQPGDKREETVTTRGSGRGGRGRGKKNRGEDRSRGEEKGRGEDKGKGEEEGSGEITGAEAKGEIQVARRPVGTSKPRERSRERSRDRGHRKGQSTTTTTTTSTTTTASPLELTEMTTTRSESADSSTSECLSSSPANIQTPSSSPDPSPSSPLSSVSSVAASPSPTSSQPPPSQFLFESPSPSSSPSSPSSSSPSPSTSSPSSNSQTTSFSTSPSPPLLPYSPFQTAGSGDPSPSPHSDIQESSTKTLTSSHWIPVEKAALNSSLDHPPLPPDVEEPAWSHTVGSGALLPGNMEEESSRGGVNISTITLSPADEVEPCVTNPCLHGGKCLPQGTGFSCYCPQGYTGENCEIDVDDCQSEPCENGGTCVDKIDSFLCLCLPSYGGDACEKDVEGCEHGWRKFHGHCYRYFTHRHTWEDAEKDCREHSAHLSSVVSATEQEFINGLGHDNAWIGLNDRTVEEDFQWTDSNDLVYENWREGQPDNFFAGGEDCVVTIAHEDGKWNDVPCNYNLPYICKKGTVLCGTPPAVENAHLIGRRRSHYDIHAVVRYQCSEGFFQRHIPTARCRADGSWERPRIICTKSRRSHRYRRHHHNQHNERHGHRRHGGEGHKAREDTHSYY